Sequence from the Rhizomicrobium sp. genome:
CGCGTCGGCCAGGGCGTGCCGGCGGGCTGCGGCGGAAGAGATACGAGATCGGTCATGTGAAGACCCTAGGCACCCGCGCAACGGCCGTAAAGTCGGGTTGATCGCGCCGCCGTCCCGAAGCACAGTCCGCCCGTTCCGTCGGAGGCCGTCATGAAGCTTTATTTCGCGCGCGGGACCTGTTCGCTGTCGCCGCACATCGTGGCGGAGGAGGCGGGGATCGCGCTCGAATATGAGAGGGTCGACATCAAGACGCATAGGACCGCGTCGGGCGCGGACTTCCATGCCATCTCGCCCAAGGGCTATGTGCCGGCGCTGCTGCTCGACGACGGCACGCTGCTGAGCGAAGGCCCGGCGATCGTGCAGTACCTCGCCGATCTCAAGCCCGAGGCAGGGCTGTTGCCGCCGGTCGGCGACGTCGCGCGCTATCGCGTGATCGAATGGCTGAGCTTCGTCAATTCGGAGATGCACAAGAGCTTCTCGCCGCTGTTCGACCCCGCGGCCTTGGCCGAGGTCAAGGCGGAGTCGCGCGCGAAACTCGCCAAGC
This genomic interval carries:
- the gstA gene encoding glutathione transferase GstA, which translates into the protein MKLYFARGTCSLSPHIVAEEAGIALEYERVDIKTHRTASGADFHAISPKGYVPALLLDDGTLLSEGPAIVQYLADLKPEAGLLPPVGDVARYRVIEWLSFVNSEMHKSFSPLFDPAALAEVKAESRAKLAKHFAFAGAALGDQSYLTGETFTVADAYFFVMTSWSIFQKIEVPRNVADFRTRVTARPAVHRALKAEGLTA